The following proteins come from a genomic window of Aricia agestis chromosome 19, ilAriAges1.1, whole genome shotgun sequence:
- the LOC121736569 gene encoding protein HGH1 homolog translates to MAQDPLDELLQFLQPEARVDLKHISLDHLLGISGTESGIEVLLKKKQILQSVIELTNDKVEEVCKSALLLLVNISATPKGASELLKYKPSYSKNVVKLFIDYVLDQNKRDADAVCMILSNLTRQEGALEICVDTFLPVLNDLLHAFADVDYNKRGANLNYLGPMFSNLSCSARVRKWLTEENPHIPLIKLLPFCNYEGSVIRRGGAVGTIRNLSFDTTYHEFLLSNELEVLTYLLSPLMGNEEYPDNEMDKLPIALQYLPEEKKREEDVDIRKMVLETLNKLCAKRASRELLRDNGVYYVLREYHKWEKDPTVLLACENVVDILIQKEDEVGAEDLTSVEVPEDMTEKFQKMDEDYVKSV, encoded by the coding sequence ATGGCACAGGATCCCTTAGACGAACTTTTACAGTTTCTACAACCTGAAGCGAGAGTAGACTTGAAACACATATCGTTGGACCATTTACTAGGTATATCCGGCACCGAGTCAGGGATAGAAGTCCTTTTGaagaaaaaacaaattttgcaGAGCGTTATAGAACTAACGAACGACAAAGTCGAGGAGGTCTGCAAGAGTGCCCTCCTCCTCCTCGTAAACATTTCGGCGACCCCCAAAGGTGCATCGGAACTTTTAAAGTACAAACCCAGCTACAGTAAAAATGTTGTGAAACTATTTATAGACTACGTTCTAGACCAGAATAAACGGGACGCGGACGCCGTATGTATGATCCTGTCGAACCTGACGCGGCAGGAGGGCGCTCTGGAGATATGTGTTGATACATTCCTGCCGGTGTTAAACGACCTGCTGCACGCGTTCGCCGACGTCGACTACAACAAACGCGGCGCCAACCTCAACTACCTCGGCCCCATGTTCAGCAATCTCAGCTGCTCCGCTCGGGTTCGGAAATGGCTGACCGAGGAAAACCCCCACATACCCCTCATAAAATTGCTCCCATTTTGTAATTACGAGGGCTCAGTTATCCGCAGAGGCGGAGCCGTTGGCACAATAAGAAATTTGTCATTTGACACGACTTACCATGAGTTTCTGCTTAGCAATGAATTAGAGGTACTGACTTATCTGTTATCTCCGTTGATGGGTAACGAGGAGTACCCTGACAATGAAATGGACAAATTGCCGATAGCCCTACAATATTTACCAGAAGAGAAGAAAAGGGAGGAGGATGTCGACATACGAAAGATGGTGTTGGAGACCTTGAACAAATTGTGTGCAAAACGAGCCAGTAGGGAGCTATTACGCGACAACGGAGTCTACTATGTGCTGCGAGAGTACCACAAGTGGGAAAAGGATCCGACGGTGCTGCTGGCCTGCGagaatgttgttgatattttaatacaaaaggaGGATGAGGTGGGAGCCGAGGATTTGACCAGTGTCGAGGTGCCCGAGGATATGACTGAGAAATTCCAGAAAATGGATGAAGATTATGTAAAAAgtgtataa
- the LOC121736583 gene encoding uncharacterized protein LOC121736583 isoform X3 — protein MFKIVLIPILLWSHSAHGFGISSFGKANTLPTQPITTTPSPARPCSRQAECAGISSSSCVRTHYDPVTRCLCGDNLPPVNGQCEAQTKALYHACSNSDECNDGLICGAPNITGPAPSHLRVHAITDKICLCDTENGYRERDHSCSDAEIVKTSVFAVALVVCIRKILVS, from the exons atgtttaaaatagtaCTGATACCGATACTGCTCTGGTCCCACTCGGCGCACGGGTTCGGCATATCCTCCTTCGGCAAAGCCAACACGCTGCCGACGCAGCCGATCACCACCACCCCCTCGCCCG CGCGGCCGTGCAGCCGCCAGGCGGAGTGCGCAGGCATCAGCAGCTCGTCGTGCGTACGCACTCACTACGACCCCGTCACCCGCTGCCTGTGCGGCGACAACCTTCCGCCAGTCAATGGACAGTGCGAGGCGCAGACTAAAG CGCTGTACCACGCGTGCAGCAACAGCGACGAGTGCAACGACGGCCTGATCTGCGGCGCGCCCAACATCACGGGCCCCGCGCCCTCCCACCTGCGCGTGCACGCCATCACCGACAAGATCTGCCTGTGCGACACCGAGAACGGCTACAGGGAGCGCGACCACTCCTGCAGCG ATGCGGAGATCGTGAAGACCTCTGTGTTCGCGGTCGCCCTCGTCGTGTGCATAAGGAAGATACTCGTTTCTTAA
- the LOC121736583 gene encoding uncharacterized protein LOC121736583 isoform X2, whose protein sequence is MWCRRQAGAVLLALVLVGWLTGESSEALTTFGKSNTDPPKEVVPTPPPARPCSRQAECAGISSSSCVRTHYDPVTRCLCGDNLPPVNGQCEAQTKALYHACSNSDECNDGLICGAPNITGPAPSHLRVHAITDKICLCDTENGYRERDHSCSDAEIVKTSVFAVALVVCIRKILVS, encoded by the exons ATGTGGTGCAGAAGGCAGGCGGGCGCGGTGCTGCTCGCGCTGGTGCTGGTGGGCTGGCTGACGGGGGAGTCCAGCGAGGCGCTCACCACCTTCGGCAAGAGTAACACCGACCCCCCAAAGGAGGTCGTGCCCACACCGCCGCCAG CGCGGCCGTGCAGCCGCCAGGCGGAGTGCGCAGGCATCAGCAGCTCGTCGTGCGTACGCACTCACTACGACCCCGTCACCCGCTGCCTGTGCGGCGACAACCTTCCGCCAGTCAATGGACAGTGCGAGGCGCAGACTAAAG CGCTGTACCACGCGTGCAGCAACAGCGACGAGTGCAACGACGGCCTGATCTGCGGCGCGCCCAACATCACGGGCCCCGCGCCCTCCCACCTGCGCGTGCACGCCATCACCGACAAGATCTGCCTGTGCGACACCGAGAACGGCTACAGGGAGCGCGACCACTCCTGCAGCG ATGCGGAGATCGTGAAGACCTCTGTGTTCGCGGTCGCCCTCGTCGTGTGCATAAGGAAGATACTCGTTTCTTAA
- the LOC121736583 gene encoding uncharacterized protein LOC121736583 isoform X1, producing MDVFWRVEMWCRRQAGAVLLALVLVGWLTGESSEALTTFGKSNTDPPKEVVPTPPPARPCSRQAECAGISSSSCVRTHYDPVTRCLCGDNLPPVNGQCEAQTKALYHACSNSDECNDGLICGAPNITGPAPSHLRVHAITDKICLCDTENGYRERDHSCSDAEIVKTSVFAVALVVCIRKILVS from the exons aTGGATGTGTTTTGGCGCGTCGAGATGTGGTGCAGAAGGCAGGCGGGCGCGGTGCTGCTCGCGCTGGTGCTGGTGGGCTGGCTGACGGGGGAGTCCAGCGAGGCGCTCACCACCTTCGGCAAGAGTAACACCGACCCCCCAAAGGAGGTCGTGCCCACACCGCCGCCAG CGCGGCCGTGCAGCCGCCAGGCGGAGTGCGCAGGCATCAGCAGCTCGTCGTGCGTACGCACTCACTACGACCCCGTCACCCGCTGCCTGTGCGGCGACAACCTTCCGCCAGTCAATGGACAGTGCGAGGCGCAGACTAAAG CGCTGTACCACGCGTGCAGCAACAGCGACGAGTGCAACGACGGCCTGATCTGCGGCGCGCCCAACATCACGGGCCCCGCGCCCTCCCACCTGCGCGTGCACGCCATCACCGACAAGATCTGCCTGTGCGACACCGAGAACGGCTACAGGGAGCGCGACCACTCCTGCAGCG ATGCGGAGATCGTGAAGACCTCTGTGTTCGCGGTCGCCCTCGTCGTGTGCATAAGGAAGATACTCGTTTCTTAA